A genomic window from Pocillopora verrucosa isolate sample1 chromosome 7, ASM3666991v2, whole genome shotgun sequence includes:
- the LOC131778585 gene encoding uncharacterized protein: MYSVFVSLLLLELCSMIQRAVRSQDVCIADQCRNLEFGPEKAFGGKRLINHTIRTVEIPVSNFCENMCYMEPDCVSINLYTRADGNGNYKCELNNATHEGHEGKLIEQEMYVYHAAESNCVENPCKNNATCQSGFTKKGFRCLCIAGFEGPICERDINECVRGLHKCSSDAFCSNTKGSYNCTCKHGFTGNGRECKDINECVRGLDKCSSDAFCNNTKGSYNCTCKPGFTGNGRECKGASSCKEIHEFKRSNVSGVVTLLVDSQPLSVFCHMGNFGCGDGGWTPVMKIDGRETTFHYDEHYWINDQGYNLPGGETGFDGQESKLPTYWNTSFSKICLGMKINQQLRFIVIHKQADSLHSLIADGQYRATSLGRDKWKELIGFQGSLQANCNKEGFNVVCSWRRYSKARIGIVSENKNECGSCDSRIGFGTKGQPDDSNTCGNEAVNNPDNGNKHLKAMGYILVQ, translated from the exons ATGTATTCTGTTTTTGTCTCCCTTCTCTTATTGGAGCTCTGCTCTATGATACAACGGGCTGTCAGATCACAAG ACGTGTGCATCGCAGACCAGTGTCGTAATTTGGAGTTCGGACCTGAGAAAGCATTTGGCGGGAAACGCCTTATAAACCACACAATTCGCACCGTAGAAATTCCAGTTTCCAACTTCTGTGAAAAcatgtgttatatggagcccGACTGTGTCAGCATTAATCTTTATACACGGGCAGATGGAAATGGAAACTATAAATGTGAACTGAACAATGCTACTCATGAAGGACACGAAGGAAAGTTGATAGAACAAGAAATGTATGTTTATCACGCAGCTGAG AGCAATTGTGTTGAAAATCCTTGTAAGAACAATGCTACTTGTCAAAGCGGATTTACTAAGAAAGGTTTTCGGTGTCTGTGTATCGCTGGATTTGAGGGTCCGATTTGCGAAAGAG acATCAACGAATGTGTTCGTGGGCTACACAAATGCAGCTCTGATGCGTTTTGCAGCAATACTAAAGGTTCCTACAATTGCACTTGCAAACATGGATTCACGGGAAATGGACGAGAATGTAAAG ACATCAACGAATGTGTTCGTGGGCTAGACAAATGCAGCTCTGATGCattttgcaacaataccaaagggtcttacaactgtacatgtaaacctgGATTCACTGGAAATGGACGCGAATGTAAAG GAGCTTCCTCgtgtaaagaaattcatga attcaaaagatcCAATGTGAGTGGTGTGGTTACCCTTCTTGTTGACTCCCAACCATTGTccgttttctgtcacatgggaaaTTTTGGGTGTGGAGATGGTGGATGGACGCCAgtcatgaagattgacggcagAGAG ACCACCTTCCATTATGATGAGCATTACTGGATAAATGATCAAGGATACAATCTTCCCGGAGGAGAGACTGGGTTCGACGGACAAGAGTCAAAGCTAcccacctactggaacacatccttctccaagatctgtctcggtatgaagatcaaccaacagctcaggttcattgtcatCCACAAGCAGGCTGACTCTCTGcactcactgatcgctgatggcCAATACCGCGCCACCTCACTTGGTCGTGACAAGTGGAAAGAGTTGATTGGTTTCCAAGGCTCGTTACAGGCCAACTGCAACAAAGAAGGGTTTAATGTCGTTTGTAGTTGGAGAAGATATTCTAAAGCCAGAATTGGTATTGTTAGCGAAAACAAGAATGAGTGTGGCTCGTGCGACTCAAGGATCGGATTTGGCACAAAAGGGCAACCTGACGATTCAAACACGTGTGGTAACGAGGCCGTTAATAATCCAGATAATGGAAACAAACACCTCaaagccatgggatacatcCTGGTACAATAA
- the LOC131773626 gene encoding uncharacterized skeletal organic matrix protein 5-like produces the protein MRGVVTLLVDSQPLSVFCHMGNFGCVAGGWTPVMKIDGRKQADALYSLIADEQYRATSLGCEKWKELIGSYGSLRYNCTKEGFNVVCSWSGHSRARIGIVGEGKNECGSCDSKIKFGTGGSPDNSNTSGKEAAFSPDNRYKHIKAMGYILVQ, from the exons ATGAGAGGTGTGGTTACCCTTCTTGTTGACTCCCAACCATTGTccgttttctgtcacatgggaaaTTTTGGGTGCGTAGCTGGAGGGTGGACACCAgtcatgaagattgacggcagAAAG CAAGCTGACGCTCtgtactcactgatcgctgatgaGCAATACCGCGCCACCTCACTGGGTTGTGAGAAGTGGAAAGAGTTGATTGGTTCCTACGGCTCATTACGGTACAACTGCACCAAAGAAGGGTTTAATGTCGTCTGTAGCTGGAGTGGACATTCTAGGGCCAGAATTGGTATTGTTGGCGAGGGCAAGAATGAGTGTGGCTCGTGCGACTCAAAGATCAAATTTGGCACAGGAGGGAGCCCTGACAATTCAAACACGTCCGGTAAGGAGGCTGCTTTTTCTCCAGATAATAGATACAAACACATCAAGGCCATGGGATACATCCTGGTACAATAG